In Oryza sativa Japonica Group chromosome 11, ASM3414082v1, the following are encoded in one genomic region:
- the LOC4350574 gene encoding NAC domain-containing protein 58-like yields MANTGLSIPMVNGATIHLLPGFRFRPTDDELVIKYLYPRAFHVPLPCAIITDVDIHHHNPWDIVPVAEREKGKHFFTRKEVKYPGSRRSNRVAGNGFWRAAGSEVPIYYKPEGAANDMLVGMRRTLVFHYGKSRSAERTEWAMHEFQLAGAGLLPHPMMRHATSNGSEPPCGCLEATIAKKSDGLSATLRAKRDSAPLMRIMVEPDSSWVICCIYKKRQRAPPVVIPPVIGDVGEAIIPHAIGDAREGQLHFIDFLGQPARNDPSSPHSCTIDPSSLEEGSDESAGDGEDKDGDGMNEAN; encoded by the exons ATGGCTAACACCGGACTTAGCATCCCCATGGTGAATGGTGCCACAATCCACCTCCTCCCTGGTTTCCGGTTCCGTCCAACTGACGATGAGCTAGTCATCAAATACCTCTACCCCCGTGCTTTTCATGTGCCACTGCCCTGTGCGATCATCACCGATGTTGACATCCATCATCACAACCCCTGGGACATCGTCCCAG TGGCGGAGAGGGAGAAAGGGAAGCACTTCTTCACAAGAAAGGAGGTCAAGTACCCTGGTAGCCGCCGTAGCAACCGTGTTGCTGGTAATGGCTTCTGGAGAGCAGCAGGCTCGGAGGTGCCCATCTATTACAAACCAGAAGGTGCTGCTAACGACATGCTAGTTGGGATGAGGCGGACTCTAGTGTTCCACTACGGAAAGTCACGATCTGCAGAGCGCACTGAATGGGCCATGCATGAGTTTCAGCTTGCTGGTGCTGGTCTCCTTCCTCACCCTATGATGAGGCATGCAACCAGCAATGGTTCAGAGCCACCCTGTGGCTGCCTTGAAGCGACAATCGCTAAG AAAAGTGATGGTCTCTCTGCAACTCTTCGTGCCAAGCGTGATTCTGCCCCTCTTATGAGAATCATGGTAGAACCCGATAGCTCATGGGTGATCTGCTGCATCTACAAGAAGAGGCAGCGTGCCCCGCCTGTTGTTATCCCTCCTGTCATTGGCGATGTAGGGGAAGCTATCATCCCTCATGCTATTGGCGATGCAAGGGAAGGCCAACTTCACTTCATTGACTTCCTGGGGCAGCCAGCTCGCAATGATCCATCCTCGCCCCATAGCTGCACCATTGACCCCTCCTCTTTGGAGGAAGGGAGTGATGAGTCTGCCGGTGATGGTGAAGATAAGGATGGTGATGGCATGAATGAAGCAAATTGA
- the LOC9266935 gene encoding NAC domain-containing protein 58-like gives MASPGVCINLVNGTSTRLPTNADLVVHYLHRRAIQEPVPCDFITNVDILQHNPWDIVPAEEKTNGKYFFIHEENERLGNHHSNRAAGDGFWRPVGSEVPIYHKRSGGADEALVGMKRTLVFHYGNSSSAKRTEWVMQEFRLAGATLIPCPVTRPATGDGSMLPCHRTGTTIATENNGSPSAGQTHGPLEKTMVEPDSSLRICRIYKKRQRTPQFIIPPSIGDARELILALPTIGNTREVALALPAIDFLGQPSFEEGSDVSADVITDDKDGYGHGMN, from the exons ATGGCCAGCCCTGGAGTTTGCATCAACTTGGTGAATGGTACATCGACGCGCCTCCCCACCAATGCTGATCTAGTAGTCCACTACCTGCACCGTCGCGCCATTCAGGAACCGGTGCCCtgtgacttcatcaccaacgtcGACATTCTCCAGCACAACCCCTGGGACATCGTCCCtg CGGAGGAGAAGACAAATGGGAAGTACTTCTTCATCCATGAGGAGAACGAACGCCTTGGCAACCACCACAGCAACCGTGCTGCTGGTGATGGGTTCTGGAGGCCAGTAGGCTCAGAGGTGCCGATATATCACAAACGTAGTGGTGGCGCTGATGAAGCACTGGTGGGGATGAAGCGCACCTTGGTATTCCACTACGGGAATTCTTCGTCCGCAAAGCGCACCGAATGGGTGATGCAGGAGTTCCGACTTGCTGGTGCTACCCTTATACCTTGCCCTGTGACGAGGCCAGCCACCGGTGATGGCTCCATGCTTCCCTGCCACCGCACAGGAACGACCATCGCCACG GAAAACAATGGAAGTCCATCAGCTGGACAAACTCATGGCCCACTTGAGAAAACCATGGTCGAACCTGATAGTTCTTTGCGGATATGTCGCATCTACAAGAAGAGGCAACGAACACCACAGTTCATCATCCCTCCATCCATTGGCGATGCAAGGGAACTCATCCTCGCCCTTCCTACAATTGGCAATACAAGGGAAGTCGCCCTCGCCCTTCCTGCCATTGACTTCCTGGGGCAGCCATCTTTCGAGGAAGGGAGTGATGTGTCTGCCGATGTCATCACGGATGACAAGGATGGTTATGGCCATGGCATGAACTAA